The DNA segment ACACTCGTCCTGCACTTTCACACTCTGGTGATGAACCTTGTGACTTCTGTGAAGCAATTGTGCAACACTGGAGGGAGATTCTTACAGCAAATACCACTGAAGAAGAATTCAAAgaggtatgttttatttttatcataaaatgattctgagaagagaggaaaggtaatAGTTTAAAATGTTTTAGATATTTCGGAAGAATAGACTATAAATTACCTTCCACTACCCGTTTCTCACATGGGAATTCATGCGATGTTGTTTCATGGTATTGGCGTATCTCTTTGCCTCCAGATGATGGATTCACCTATGCTTGACTTGGTCATGGCTTGGGGTGATGGGTCATTTATATCATGACTGACTTGGCTGTATGTAACAAACCATTCATTATGTTACTATGATTCATGTGCTACATTTTATACAGTTCTTTATAAGGTGCCCTCATGGTATGTCCCATGGCCTGGGGTATTGCCTGAGGGAGAATGGGATGTGCAGTACCCCTATGGGCTATTGTTTTAAAGGGCAGTAAAACACTTCAATCATTCGCCTGCTGTGCCAGTCTCCTCATTTCAACAAGATTGTTATATGGCACTGTCTTGAAGTATGACACTCAAAAGGGAATTACTAAAGCCATGGGAATACCAGCCTATTTCTGCATGCAATCTCTTATTTCAGAAGAATGAGATTtgcaaaaataagagaaagttctttttttttatcccacaATAAAGCCACATTCCATCTTGCACATACTGTAATACCTGATTTATTGAAAAGGACTCATATTTAATCTGGCTACTACTGGTTCAATATAGCAAATTAAATGAATATCATGCATCTCTGAATATGTAAAAAGATTAAAATCATGGATAAATGTGATACAAAAAGAAATCATATCACTTCGTTGTTGTGATTCAGCTTTGTCTGAAATAGGCTTCAGAGGCAAGCCCAGTCGGATGAACAAACTCCTTGGATCAAAGGCCCTGTGAACCCCAAATTCTCTTGGTGGCATTGGCTTAAAAGGATGGTATTATTTTGCATACCAAGCTGAATAGCTTAAGATAAATATTGTATACAGGATGGACAAATTATTCAATTGTTGGAAAACCACAAGTTTTATTCTATATTAGATATCTTCATTTGTCAGTATTTGATGCCCTTCTTTGTTATtaatcctcccttttttcttttgtaaggAATTACTCTTAACTATTTATTGAAAATGATTGATAGGTGCTTGTTGAGAACAATTTTGAAGTAAAATGTGAATAttagaaaattattttttatgaagCTGGTTTCAAGTGAACAGAtgtcttatttatttttagtagtatGAATTtgctgataaagaaaataatcaatagATGCATCAAGTATTCAAACTAATAAATTTTCTTTCGAAACAGATCCTAGATGGTTTGTGCCATCAGACTGGCAGGTTCAGCAAGAATTGTCTTGCTTTGGTAGATGAATATTACCAAATTGTATACAGCTTCTTGATGTCTGAAATCCATCCCAAGGAAATCTGTGAAGCTGTAGGACTCTGTGGTGCTAATTCAGTTTTCAATGGAGAGGTTTGttgatttctgttttttatttatttgcgaaGGATTGGTATGTATTTGAGCATCTGTTTCAACTTCCCATGAATAATATTTTGCAATATTTTGTTGAGTAAACATTAATGGGGCACAATGAGAAAGCATTTAATCAGTGTTTGGATGAAATGACTATACAAAAATTTCATTCCCTAGCATCCAGCTTGGACAGTGCTTGATGTAAGGCATAGAGTTGCACAAACTCCTCTCAGGCCATCACTGATGGTTGGGCAACACTTGATTGGTGGAGATGAGAGCAGTGCCATCAGATTTGAGAATGAAAACCAAGGTTCAAATCTGCCGCGTGTGAAGCTATCAAAAAGTGGCATTGGTAAGGTTGATATTTACTGTAATGAATCATCATGAGTAATTAAACCCTTTTTGATATTAAATGAAATTCTTAATCTTTTGAAAATATTGTAAAATGAATATCCATTTCTGTGCATTTACCTTCGTTAAGGCATTTAACTTAATAGAAATTCTTGTCAATaagtgatatatacatagaagggatatctatgttttattttatttttgctcttGTCAAATATCAGATGTGTCAAGTGCTGGTAGGAATGGGATGTTGGCTGCACCTGTTGGAAAGGGACGTGTTGGGGATGACAACAAGTGTGTGATGTGTGAATTTGCTCTTCATTTCCTCCAGAATATGCTTGAGCAGAAGGACACTCGTGTTAGTATTTTTGATAATTGGTTTACTTTTGTCTTTGCTTGCTTATTCCTGTAGctaccctatttttttcttatgatatttTAATTCATGTTTACAAGTTTGGTTTTAATCAGTTTCATTTATAATAAGACGACTAATTTCATTTAACTTTTGCTTTGCTGCTGAAGTCTGTTGGAGTAAGTTAGAAACCATGCAATTTACAGATATTACacatttcttgttattattttttccttttcctctgaaCTGTTCTAGTATGCAAAGGCTTTCCTTTAATGCATATTAGAATacaaatattcaaaataaaaatgatttatgTACAATTGATATAAAAATGCATTATCAGATAATCAGAAGGGGAAAAGTGAAATATGACATTGATTAAAATTGGGAAATGAATTGTAGAAGGACATCGAAGATGCTGTTGAAAGGCTGTGCACCATGATGCCCCATTCACTGGCAGAGGAGTGTGAGGACTATGTAGATGCCTATGGTGACCAAGTTATCGAGTTGCTGGCTCAAGAGATTGACCCATCCCAGGTAAGAAAGCGTGAGTTAATGATTAATCACTTAGTGCAGAATTCATGTTACCAGTATTTTTTACTTCAATATTTTGGGTATGCTAACTAAGGTTTGCTTAAAGGAAATTGGTAATAGgtctatgtatgtacaatatttgaatttagagatgaaaaaagaaagaaaaaattgtaatagaattatctacgttttttttttcccccatcaAGATCTGTCCTATGCTGCATCTCTGCCCATctgaaggggagacagaggaggcagTACAGGTCACTTCTGGAAAACCTGACGTATCTTGTGTTGTGTGCGAGTATGCTTTGACACAGCTGGAGGACATGCTGGAAGATAACAGAACTGAAGTAAGTTGGTAGATGTATGGTGGATTATaaaatgtatgtaattatgttgGATGGATAATATCTTTGATAATTTGATTAGGTATATGATATATTAAAGAATCTCAGAATATCCATTAAtggagaatttgtgtgtgtgttcattgtaCATAGCAGTCAATATTCCCACATGTAAGACACCCGGAAAAGTAAACATTACCAACCGTCACGCCAGTGCGATGCTAGATCGGAGCTCGCGCTCTGAATTTCTCAcctggaaaatattattttcggaTTGAAAATGTAGCCGTCGCTAGTGGGTTGATTTACACAAGTTACATAGTATTCATATATAAGGCAGTTATGCTAAAGAAACAAAGGAGACTAATATGCCGAGATTTAGCTTTAGTTATGTTTTTCTGCTGTACGAAAATTTTTCAAATGGATCTAAAGAAATTTTATAGATTCTTGTAATCAgaaatgtaattatcattttatatatttgcaGGCAAGCATTGAGACTGCTCTTGAAAGGTTATGTGCCCTTTTGCCCAAGTCAGCACGTAAGGAATGCAACATGTTTGTTGAATTGTACACTGATCAGGTCATACAGATGTTGCTCAACAACTTATCCCCGGATGAAATATGCACTAACCTGGGACTGTGTAAGCAAACAGGTATGAGTTGTATACATTTTTAAATTgtagtgtgtatatttttttttaccataaaaaTGTCTTCTCAGAGAAGTGATATACATAATCAAAAAGAGCATGCTAAGctccaaagaaaataaaatgccttaataaaacaacaagaaaagcaTTCTGTAAAGATAGTGTTGGTTATTGCTAAGGTTGATATGCACTTTGTATATCTTGTTATATTGATTGTTTCACCCGGGATTAATTGTGTAATTCCATGGACAAAAtaggtttatatattttatattttttcaagcTGTGGAGTGTTCATTATTTCCTTTCTGATCCCACATGTGATGTCCAATTATatcttgaaaagaaaaaaatcccttttttatTCAAGTGTGTTTATTATAAGCTTGAACAATTTTCAGGTAATAATCCCTTAAAAGAAAGGCATAGCACAGACTGAGATGTGCCTTGCAAGGTTATATTCACTCTGTCTACACTTGAACAGTGCAATTAAAATAAATCAGGAACCTGTATCCTCAAACTTTATGGGAACACTGGCAGAATAATCCACCCAAAAATTATCAAGCCTAGACTTTATCTGGTGACAGTGTAGTGTTTTCAAATTCAACAATATAAACCTTCTTCCTAAATAACAATGTAAAAAAAGGCCTAAGCAAATTTTGTCACATATATTTAAAGATTTGAAATGAAGTGCATATGAAAGTATATGAAAAACAGACATTCcctgtctttatttcttattctgatATTAATATCCTTGGCAATAAGTCTTACAGTTTACTCTGGCTAGAGGatgaatattttaaaataatggtaacaaccaaaaaaaaaaactataaatggaATTAATATAAAAGCATGTAAAAAATTGTCTATGGctgttcattccctttccctttccattacaTTTACAAGTTGATTATCATTTAACCTAAATGTTTGTTTATCCAAAGAGCAAAAACAAATGTTCCTTATATATTGATTTGTTCTCCCCTGTTCTTTCATGAAACATGAATTATTATTTGTTGTGTAATTCTTAAAGTATACACATTTTTTTAGAGAGTGAACCTTTTGTggaaaaatgtattacaattcCTGTGTTTTTTTGACTTGCCAGGAGAATGTTATCTGCTTTCAGCCAAAAAGTTTATGCTGCCTAATTAAGTCTAGATTACATAAAACATGATTATATATGATACACAGATGCTTCATGactgaacaagagagaaagaatatggaaaCATTTATCCTTTAGCGAGTGTAAGTTGTAAACAGTATAGGTAAGTGAGGGCATaaagataggtaatgtctatttctttgtccttatttatccatttaattTTAAGTATTAGAGAATATGATGGCTTTTTCAAGCGATATTTATTTAACAATAGGGCATATATGGGTATACTTGAATGCACTAGTTTTACCAGATAAAATCCCAGCTTGATAACCAAAGGGTGGCCATGAATTTATTTGGCCAACTGTACCAATTACTATTCAGCTTGTACTTTATTTTAAGTTAGTACTATGTTACATCAGTTTATTATATATGgtacatattcattattatgaaaagaagaatgaagaaagcaGAATTATAGTGTTCAAAGTTTTTTAAATGCATAGAAGTCTGTTAACATTTTTTCCAGTTTTAGTTGTGGGATGTATACCTTTacaatccttatttttattatttatgttgtagGTGGACTCATCATTAATTGGTTTTTATTAAAGGCATAAAGGGATTCGATTTGAAGTCTTCTTTTTAACATGTGAAAAGAAAAACTTCTAAAATTATCTAATATCTTTGCACTTATTTCTTAGAATAGTTTTCAGTTGTCTTCAATATATGAATTTCCTTTCCAGAAAGTGCATTGCCTATGCTTGATGCCTCTCACCAGTTGCCAGTCTCTCGCATGTTTGTCCCAGCTGTATCATCACGTAAGTTACTCAGAGATTAGCTACCTTCAACACAAGTTACTAATGTTATTGATTAatcttattatgatttttcttgtattttgtctTATGATTTAACCCTTTGGATGCTTGAAAGAGGTGGAGAAATGCTCCTCTGAGATGTCCATTTACTGGTCAAAACAAGAAAATTGACAAAGTATTTTCAACActttatgatactgataaaaatatgaattttattaatataattaaaaagaaagaaagaaggaaagaaagaaaaagataacattTATGGAGTTCAAACTAGCAAGTTACATTATTAAAATTCATCTCATATCTTAAACACTACAAAAGCTACCTTGATTTGATTTAGTAGTTTTAAATACTTATAGGATTAAGAGTTTAATGTAAATTAAACTTATTAACCTTTTTGGCTAGGATGACAGTGATTCCAGTTTAGTGATTGTTTACACTGTGGCAGCAGCATTACTGCTCTGTGCACAATTGATATCTCCGACAAGAGGTGTACACCTCAgggtttcttttcctccctcaccatGATACTGCTGACTGGATGATGCAGGACCTCACTCTTGTAATCTAACATGAGGTTCAGTGAATAAATTCAGTGCTATCTGGTGCAAAACGTGCATACCACATTCTGTCACAGTTGGGAAATAAGGCAAACAATGCATTTTTTGGCATTTTGGCAGCATTTTCTAAatggtatttattcattttttattgccATTTGTATTTTTACAACATTGCGGTAATCATAatgtcattaacaataataactattaggAATGAtagcataagaaaaaaatcagaatgggGAAATCGGTTGAGATTACATCGGCCTACTTATTGATTCTTTGGTGGCTAAGCATTTGTGGAGCAATCCATTGGATCTAGATGCTTTACTGCTGTCACATGGCCCAATAAACAGGCATTAACACTCAAGTGCAGTGTAAAGTCTCCTGTCActcctttgcaatgttattttctctttttctgcaaaagcatttttagtttttttgccattttccaattcatatttgtcatttgatttgttaTCCTGATGGTAATAAACCATTTCCCATGTGCAGACTCAATATCTCTCTAAGAAACCTATAACTCtgtggaatagtaataataatgagcaacATTTTgttacttgtctttttttttttttttttttttgtaaacttcTATTTCTGTGATACAACCTGCACTGCCAGTCATAGTGGTCAGGAGGCCAGGAATAGGATAATGAGTTCAGACATGGCCTCTTCCCAAGAGCCAGCATTCCTCCAGTCATTGCTCGTGGTTTGTACACTCCACATTTCTTTATCAGTGgtaataatgcaaaagccccttcctaaatgcccactgagtctAATCATCCTCTGAAGAGAGTGATTAGTGCACTCATGGTGAGTCATTCctatcaccctggccttcagccaAAATGCTCATGACTGTAAATTTGCATTACCCCAGCCCATAAAATCAAAGCAAACAATTTTCTTTCGTAGAAACGACAGACGACTTCGAGATGACACAGTCTGCAGCATGTGTCTTATGCGAGTTTGCAATGGTTCAGGTTGATGACTTGCTCTCAGAAAATGCTACTGAGGTTAGTGAAAATCCACATTATAATGATGGGATTGATGCATTACTAGCCTTGATCTTGTAGTTGCAAATAGAcacaaaagatacaaaaatatatgctGTAATTGCACAACTTCTTAATTTTGATTGAAGTGTGTAGAAAATTTAGTAATATTCATGGTATGAAAGAAATGTTACATATTTGTAATTTTACTATACACAAGTATAATTGGTTTAGATGAAGAGATGAATATGGTAtctaatgttgattttgatgtgAAAGTACATTCTGAGaaaaagtttatttttattaatattttttatttgtattactacAGTTGTTGGTAAGAATGTTatggatggtaataatgatatcagtgatgttattatcaattgtaatagcaatagaaataagattAATATTTAAGATTGATATGATTGAGGGCTACTTTAAGGTATGATTGATATCTAAATAAAATTAGATTTTAATTTTTTGCCTGAAGTGAGAGAGATAATCATCAGTAGAAGTTCAGTCTGATATGGACATTGGTAATAGTTAAAAGTGGATACTAATGTTCTTATGATTTAGCTTCAGTTCTCAAGGAGCACATCCTTGCTGAACATAGTATTTGAAAGGTATTCACTTTCTTATGTTTTTCAGTAGTAGCCCATATTATAGTTGCAAAAGAAATACTGGAACTATTGATGATGGTTTTAATATTTGCCCACTCTTTTTTCAGGATGCAATAATTGAAGTTGTGGACTTCGTTTGTGCTCATATGCCAGGTGTTCTTGCTGATGATTGTATTGGCTTCATTGAACAGTATGGTGATGCTATCATCAAGTTATTGGTTCATGAACTTAGTCCAAAGACTGTTTGCCAACAGATCAAGCTTTGCAAACCTCCATCATTTGAAAGTAAGTTCATCACAAACAGAATTTGAGATTCACATTACGAAAATGTTTGTAGAATTTTTGATTGGAGATGACTTAGTACTGTGATGTCATTCTACTGTATGCTGTATCAGATACAGTTGATGtaatcaaagttattattattatacaggtATGAGAGCCCTTATTAATATTAGAATGGACAAATGCCAAGTTTGTGAGGGAGTTGTTAACTATATTGACAAGAAACTAAAGGATGGAGATGCAACAACCACCATTGACACTGTTCTTGAAGAAGTTTGCCGACTCTTCCCCAATAATGCAAAGGACACGGTATGAGATGAGTCATATGATGTTTAAGCCTGAATATTAACTCCTTCATTTTGGGCATGCTATATCTGATATAATGACCTATGATGTGCATACACATCATGATTTGCAATGAGTGGGCCGGCTGTACACAGCTTAGGCCTAGCTGCAAAGTTTAGAATCTTGCATAATATTATATCACAGAAAATTCAGGCCCCATCATGGTAGGATTaaaatgcatgaatatattttcatttgaGGATGACTATTTCTTATTGTATGTAGGCCTTTCTTTGTGTTGTATGTCtctatgttttattcattttgtacTCTCTTTCTTATGAAAGCCATACAATATCTCAACAAAATAAAATTTTACCTTTTTCCAAAAGAGAACTGCTTAgatatttttacctttttacaCAGTGCCGCAGCATGATTGAAGTTTATGGACCCTATGTAGTGAACCTTCTTGCTGAACTAGGGGACTCAAAGCGTGTGTGCCAGGCCGTAAAAATGTGCCCCCACCACACTTCAGAACCACTCCTGGGAGCTGAGAAGTGCACTTGGGGTCCTTCTTATTGGTGCCAGACCAAGATGCATGCAACAGCCTGTAAGGTAAGCCATAATATGtaattgttatgttgttgtttttatatgtcTAGTGTTTGTTGCTTTTTTGTCATGGATGACAAAGAGATCCATTGGTGACTAAGTATTTGCTGACAGTAGTAGTTGATTTGGTTGTGGTAaatttccttgttctctttctttcacttgcttttgttttccctcttttttgcttTCAGGCTtccttcattgtttttttattttattttatatatatatatatatatatatatatatatatatatatatatatatattttttttttattttttttttttttttaagcattaccctcctcttcctgatATTAGTATCCCTGACATTCTTCTGCATCTTTTTCTCCATACATTCTTCATCTGATTCAGTTTATTTCTCATGCTGACTCCtgtcctttttatatatttatttttctttttttctttccttcctcattttctgctcattttttttccatcccaCTGATACAATTCCATTGTTAATTCAGTTTCAatatctgtatcttttttcttccttacctTGTCTTTCACTGTTTCCATCTTAATAGGCAATTAAAGTAGGTATTTCATTCATGGAAATCAGTTTTATTGTATCTGTTAAATTTATATATCACAATAACATTCTTGTTGCCATTTTAGACATTATAGACCAGGGGCCCCAAAGTGTTTGATATCCTACCCTTGGGGGTCAATGGGTCGATAAATGCCGTAAcaatttttgttgtgtttggaTCATAAAGTTTGGATGAATGTTCGTATAAGCAActagaatagataaaatataatttGCAGATACACATTTGTAATTTATATGCACTTAGTTTATATTGtctgtttattttatattctgtTTATATTTTGTATCCCAATATTTTATGATAGATATTCACCATGGGAATGGGCTTGGTATGCAGTTACCCTTACTAATGCAAATAGAAAGCAAGGTTTGGCTTGCAGTTCCCCTCACTAATGTATATGGAAATGGCACATCTACTTAACTCCTTTGCTGCCCAAAATCAGGGCATTAGGGTTATTTAGGCCAATCTTACGATGTACAGGTGTACTTGTTTGGTTTCAAggctccttttcttcccttagcAGTGTTGTTATGCTGTTTAATGCTTAagccttttttttcctccaccaATGTCTATTTACCATTTTATATGCTGTATTCAGATGCTAATAAACTGTTTTCCttacacagactccatatcatctctccaggtagtccataactcagtgcactaataataactataagtaacattttgttatttatatcattattattatttttttttttttttttttttttttttttttttttttttttttgcaatattcaATTTTTGTTAATACAACCTGCATTGCTGGTTATAGAGGGggtaggaataggatcctgagctggtgctcttccagtcatggctcgcAGAGGATGTATTTCACATTCGTTTACTGATGGGAATAATGGAAGAGCCTCTTCCTAAATCCTCCAAGTGCTTTTTGCAATCATAGTGAGTCAttcctgtcaccctggccttcaggcAAATTTTTCCAAAATGGCATAAAGGGGTTCTTGGCTTATGACAGTCTCGACTCATGACGTGTCATGGATACGACACTAGAAATCATATACAATATCTAGTTTGTCTTcaatgtgttcctttagccctagttttGTTTTCGTATATGTCATAGAAGtgtgttatgttttagattaagacttttatacatgtacagataggcaccgaagtcactcacatgtatgtacatgtgagtGACTTcagtgcctatgtatgtatgtacatgtactgtatttaggtgtgttccaaCTTACGTCGAGAACTCCCTTTATTCATATCATCTTGTGCTCATACCAGATTTTTACATGACATGATGGTCATGTTATCTGGATGCAAGGGTttaaatattaatttatattttttttgtatgtgtctggGAGTGAATGAGAAATCAAGGATTTTGTGTAGTCAGTTGTTTAAAAAAATTGGGGACTCTGGTGTCAACcgatgtttctttgtttcttctaatTTTAAAGGAAAGCACAATACTCACaagttccattccattccattccaggCAACTGTTCACTGTGAAACGAAGGTGTGGAAGGGAGTTGTTCCTGCCGTTTAAAGATAAAGGATTgattgaagaagaggaggaagaaaagaaaaaaagaaagatgcagaTGAAGACAGAGTGGATGTAGATATTGgaagtgctttttttttcttcaaaaaagcAGCAATGAAAAAATAGATCAAATCAATTGTTTATTGTATACACTTGTCATTTTGAAAAACTACTGTCtgtgatgaatatttttttatgcttGATGATTGTGATTCCTCCAATTTggcttgtattttgttttgttagttgTAAGGAATAGTGGAATTACCAGGATGTCTaaggatatatagaaagataattttagaagCATTCTGTGCGTTTGATGTTGAATTAAAGAAACTTGTCGTTTCGTCCAttggtaatgttattattttttattcatcctaAATTCTACTTAAGTGGGTATCTGTAGTAATTATTTGTACCTCAGCATGCTTCTGTTGTAGAAATTCATTTATCAGTGGCACCTATATACAGGCTTTGATATATCTCTAAGCAGGTTTGCTATGCAATAGGGTATGTTCACTTTTAGTTCATATAGGCTTTCTTCttggatatatacatacctatcatATTTTGCTTTAATAATATCAGAAGCCTTGTATCATGATCTTTGGTGGGTTTGATGTTAGCT comes from the Penaeus vannamei isolate JL-2024 chromosome 8, ASM4276789v1, whole genome shotgun sequence genome and includes:
- the Sap-r gene encoding prosaposin; this encodes MKLPGFGLALLLAACVLHGEATMLGSRKCTFGPSYWCHSIQNAKECNAVNHCIQTIWENLALPEDNDDICTLCKNMVKEARDQLLSNETQEEIREVFDGSCRLIPIKLIADECVDIANDFIPELIDTLASQMNPQLVCATAGLCNSARVDKLISENQVALQGFNPNAVKHSGEHPQPGDCESCRDFIARTIRLVKTHSRAELMDRLIAICGRFGSLSDGCSALVEANFDDIYNFLTDQLTPEDFCDLVEMCENRMHQSGQYTRPALSHSGDEPCDFCEAIVQHWREILTANTTEEEFKEILDGLCHQTGRFSKNCLALVDEYYQIVYSFLMSEIHPKEICEAVGLCGANSVFNGEHPAWTVLDVRHRVAQTPLRPSLMVGQHLIGGDESSAIRFENENQGSNLPRVKLSKSGIDVSSAGRNGMLAAPVGKGRVGDDNKCVMCEFALHFLQNMLEQKDTRKDIEDAVERLCTMMPHSLAEECEDYVDAYGDQVIELLAQEIDPSQICPMLHLCPSEGETEEAVQVTSGKPDVSCVVCEYALTQLEDMLEDNRTEASIETALERLCALLPKSARKECNMFVELYTDQVIQMLLNNLSPDEICTNLGLCKQTESALPMLDASHQLPVSRMFVPAVSSQTTDDFEMTQSAACVLCEFAMVQVDDLLSENATEDAIIEVVDFVCAHMPGVLADDCIGFIEQYGDAIIKLLVHELSPKTVCQQIKLCKPPSFESMRALINIRMDKCQVCEGVVNYIDKKLKDGDATTTIDTVLEEVCRLFPNNAKDTCRSMIEVYGPYVVNLLAELGDSKRVCQAVKMCPHHTSEPLLGAEKCTWGPSYWCQTKMHATACKATVHCETKVWKGVVPAV